One window from the genome of Cyclobacterium amurskyense encodes:
- a CDS encoding methyltransferase domain-containing protein — protein MENFIAWAFGTSSNTNSLGNQFRQKRMIFFKNQLDRIPKPIKILDIGGYEEFWINAGLTDRSGIHITILNLESSKTKHKNLISVKGNATNLSAYSDNSFDIAFSNSVIEHLYNSDQQLKMAYEIMRVGKYHYVQTPNKYFIIEPHYLLPYFQFIPKSIRFYILTKTKFSRFKKWSSNEAQQYLDEILLLSEKDMKELFPSSKLTKEKFMGMTKSFVVHNFEI, from the coding sequence ATGGAGAATTTTATCGCTTGGGCTTTTGGGACCTCTTCTAATACCAACTCTTTAGGAAATCAATTCCGTCAGAAAAGAATGATTTTCTTTAAAAACCAATTAGATCGCATTCCCAAACCTATAAAGATTTTGGATATTGGGGGTTATGAGGAGTTTTGGATAAATGCTGGCTTAACCGACAGGTCAGGTATTCACATTACAATTCTCAACCTTGAGTCCAGTAAAACAAAGCATAAAAACTTGATCTCAGTAAAAGGGAACGCAACAAATTTGTCCGCATATTCCGATAATTCTTTCGATATTGCTTTTTCCAATTCTGTTATTGAACACCTGTACAACTCTGATCAACAGCTAAAAATGGCATATGAAATAATGAGAGTTGGAAAATATCATTATGTGCAAACGCCCAATAAATATTTTATAATCGAGCCGCATTATTTACTGCCTTATTTCCAGTTTATTCCAAAAAGCATCAGATTTTATATCCTGACAAAAACTAAATTTAGCAGGTTTAAAAAATGGTCTTCAAACGAAGCTCAACAGTACCTCGATGAAATTCTTTTACTGTCAGAAAAAGATATGAAGGAACTGTTTCCTTCCAGTAAGTTAACCAAAGAAAAATTTATGGGAATGACCAAATCCTTCGTCGTTCACAATTTTGAAATTTGA
- the proB gene encoding glutamate 5-kinase, with amino-acid sequence MNHKTNTIVIKIGSNVLTMEDGSPDLIRMAKLVDQMVFLLGKGLKVVLVTSGAVAFGRKSLPLIPKTDAISKKQVWASIGQIELIRRYKELFSKHGHPIAQLMVTKEDFRDRTHYLNMKNCLDGLLKNNVVPVINENDAVAVTELMFTDNDELAGLVAAMIDADSLILLTNVDGIYKGHPSDPSSELITFVGQKMPDLSQYISTHKSSFGRGGMLTKMTMAKKSANLGIEVAIANGKKDEVLIAYFNKELKCTYFEPGKIKDNHKKWIAHSDNYSKGEVTINEGAQKALLSDKITSLLPVGILSIKGNFLKGDIIRIVDPEGTRLGLGRAEYNANTAHEKIGLSGQKPLVHYDYLYISELN; translated from the coding sequence ATGAACCATAAAACCAACACCATCGTCATCAAGATAGGCTCCAATGTACTAACCATGGAAGATGGTAGTCCAGACCTAATCAGAATGGCAAAACTGGTTGATCAAATGGTCTTTCTTTTAGGGAAAGGGTTGAAAGTGGTATTGGTAACTTCAGGAGCGGTAGCTTTTGGGAGAAAATCTCTGCCCCTTATTCCTAAGACTGATGCCATATCTAAAAAACAAGTTTGGGCTTCTATCGGTCAGATTGAACTGATCCGTCGCTACAAGGAATTGTTCTCTAAACATGGACATCCTATCGCACAATTAATGGTAACCAAGGAAGATTTTCGGGACAGGACGCATTACCTCAACATGAAAAATTGTCTGGATGGCTTATTGAAAAACAATGTGGTACCGGTCATTAATGAAAATGATGCCGTTGCTGTAACAGAACTAATGTTTACCGATAATGATGAGTTGGCAGGACTGGTGGCCGCAATGATTGATGCTGATAGCCTGATTTTACTTACCAATGTAGATGGCATATACAAAGGCCACCCTTCAGATCCTTCCTCTGAGTTGATCACTTTTGTAGGACAGAAAATGCCGGATTTAAGTCAATATATCTCCACCCATAAATCCTCATTCGGACGTGGTGGAATGCTCACAAAAATGACCATGGCAAAAAAATCCGCTAACCTTGGAATTGAAGTTGCGATTGCCAATGGAAAGAAGGATGAGGTGCTAATCGCATACTTTAATAAGGAGCTAAAATGCACTTATTTTGAACCGGGTAAAATTAAGGATAACCATAAAAAATGGATCGCTCACAGTGACAACTACTCTAAAGGAGAAGTTACCATCAATGAGGGTGCTCAAAAAGCATTGTTATCGGATAAAATCACCAGTTTATTGCCTGTAGGTATCCTCTCAATCAAAGGGAATTTTCTCAAAGGAGATATCATCCGAATTGTAGATCCAGAAGGAACAAGGCTTGGACTAGGAAGAGCTGAATACAATGCAAATACGGCTCATGAAAAAATTGGCCTCAGTGGTCAAAAACCATTGGTACATTATGATTACCTTTATATTTCTGAATTAAACTGA
- a CDS encoding glycerate kinase yields the protein MNWLIAPNAFKGSIEADEAAKIIQNLIQAEDKGSVVKTAPIADGGDGTCYLLIQHLGLMKFHEQVCDPIGRARDGFFGYDPISETAYLDVSTVSGVKWLASDELNPWVSSSYGTGELIKEAISKGAKNIVLGLGGSATVDMGIGILAALGIIFLDEKGDELAPFSPYFLQKIAHIRFNGNLPSISFTCLCDVSNPFFGDNGAIPVFGPQKGLKADDQKLFVDASKKVYELFEKASKKTIDDQPSFGAAGGIALGLSAFFPTEIAQGAHFFFEKIEMEKMIDSADLIVTGEGRYDSQSAHGKGSFELLQLAHKKGKKIWLITSGDEADEAGFDEVIKLPDLDFNLSNIQERAKGNLKQAVFNKLNEKDF from the coding sequence ATGAATTGGTTAATAGCACCTAATGCATTTAAAGGAAGCATTGAAGCTGATGAGGCCGCTAAAATCATCCAAAACCTGATACAGGCAGAGGATAAAGGGAGCGTTGTAAAGACTGCCCCTATAGCCGATGGGGGTGATGGAACCTGTTATCTGCTAATTCAGCATTTAGGTTTGATGAAGTTTCACGAACAGGTATGTGACCCTATAGGGAGAGCTAGGGATGGGTTTTTTGGATATGATCCAATTTCGGAAACAGCCTATCTAGATGTTTCTACAGTTTCAGGTGTCAAATGGCTTGCATCAGATGAGTTGAATCCATGGGTAAGTAGTTCTTATGGAACTGGTGAATTAATAAAAGAAGCCATTTCAAAGGGGGCTAAAAACATTGTATTGGGATTGGGAGGTAGTGCTACAGTAGACATGGGGATTGGAATATTGGCTGCATTAGGTATAATCTTCCTTGATGAGAAAGGTGATGAATTGGCCCCATTTAGTCCTTACTTCCTGCAAAAGATTGCCCATATAAGATTTAATGGCAATCTCCCTTCAATTTCGTTTACTTGCTTGTGTGATGTGAGCAATCCTTTTTTTGGGGACAATGGAGCTATTCCTGTTTTTGGTCCTCAGAAGGGCTTGAAAGCAGATGACCAAAAATTGTTTGTAGATGCCTCCAAAAAAGTTTATGAGCTATTTGAGAAAGCGAGTAAAAAAACAATTGATGATCAGCCTAGTTTTGGTGCTGCGGGCGGTATTGCGCTAGGGTTAAGTGCCTTTTTTCCGACAGAAATAGCCCAAGGGGCGCATTTTTTCTTTGAGAAAATAGAGATGGAAAAAATGATTGATTCAGCAGATTTGATTGTAACTGGAGAGGGGAGGTATGACAGCCAATCTGCCCATGGTAAAGGAAGTTTTGAGCTACTGCAACTGGCACACAAAAAAGGCAAAAAAATATGGTTAATTACTTCAGGTGATGAAGCTGATGAAGCTGGTTTTGATGAAGTAATTAAGCTGCCAGACCTGGATTTTAACTTGTCAAATATTCAAGAAAGGGCTAAGGGAAACCTGAAACAGGCTGTGTTTAATAAGTTAAATGAGAAAGATTTTTAA
- a CDS encoding glutamate-5-semialdehyde dehydrogenase: MDNQENTFIKTLEASRSLSLLSEDKINKILDDLAMAAIKYTPEILDANQEDLDRMNPNDPKYDRLKLTEERLEGIASDLINVAKLDTPLGDLISERTLANGLELKKIRVPIGVIGIIYESRPNVTFDVFSLCLKTGNALILKGGSDAYASNSCILNVIHKVLKKNNITTDIVSLLPAGREATKALLQAVGFVDMIIPRGSQGLIDYVRENSKVPVIETGAGIVHTYFDQSADLQKGTEILLNAKTRRVSVCNALDCLLVHQSRIGDLEAMTLPLAKKEVVIYADEKAHKELEGKYPKNLLKHASEEHFGTEFLSMTMSLKVVEDITEALEHIAKYSSKHSEAIIAENEKTIDHFLRAVDAAAVYANASTAFTDGAQFGLGAEIGISTQKLHARGPMGLEEMTSYKWVIRGNGQVRN, encoded by the coding sequence ATGGACAACCAGGAAAACACCTTTATAAAAACACTGGAAGCAAGCAGAAGCCTCTCTCTTCTATCGGAAGATAAAATCAACAAAATTTTAGATGATTTGGCGATGGCTGCCATAAAATACACTCCAGAAATTCTTGATGCCAATCAGGAAGACTTGGATCGAATGAATCCCAATGATCCAAAATATGACCGCCTTAAGTTGACTGAAGAAAGGTTGGAAGGGATCGCTAGTGACCTTATCAATGTGGCCAAGCTAGACACTCCTCTTGGAGATCTAATTTCTGAAAGAACCCTGGCCAATGGATTAGAATTGAAAAAAATAAGGGTACCTATTGGTGTAATAGGCATTATATACGAGTCCAGACCAAATGTAACATTTGATGTTTTTAGCCTTTGTCTTAAAACAGGTAATGCCTTAATACTTAAAGGAGGTTCGGATGCCTATGCTTCCAACTCATGCATTTTGAATGTTATTCACAAAGTATTGAAGAAAAACAATATCACTACGGATATTGTAAGCCTTCTACCTGCAGGAAGAGAGGCTACCAAAGCCTTGCTACAAGCGGTAGGTTTTGTGGACATGATCATTCCACGAGGAAGCCAAGGGCTTATCGATTATGTTAGAGAAAACTCCAAAGTTCCTGTTATAGAAACAGGGGCAGGTATAGTCCATACTTACTTTGATCAATCAGCAGACCTTCAAAAAGGCACTGAAATATTACTGAATGCCAAAACAAGAAGGGTAAGTGTATGCAATGCACTGGACTGTTTATTGGTACACCAAAGCCGAATCGGTGATTTGGAAGCAATGACCTTGCCACTTGCAAAGAAAGAGGTAGTAATCTATGCAGATGAAAAAGCCCATAAGGAGTTAGAAGGAAAATACCCTAAAAACCTGCTTAAGCATGCTTCCGAAGAACATTTTGGTACAGAATTTCTTTCCATGACAATGTCCCTTAAAGTAGTGGAAGACATAACCGAAGCCTTGGAACACATCGCCAAATACAGTAGCAAACACAGTGAAGCAATCATCGCAGAAAATGAGAAAACAATAGACCATTTTCTGAGAGCTGTGGATGCCGCAGCCGTATATGCCAATGCCTCCACAGCATTTACAGATGGAGCGCAGTTTGGTTTAGGTGCAGAAATAGGTATTAGTACACAAAAGCTTCATGCTAGAGGACCAATGGGCTTAGAAGAAATGACCTCTTATAAGTGGGTAATTAGAGGCAATGGTCAAGTAAGAAATTGA
- a CDS encoding malectin domain-containing carbohydrate-binding protein — protein sequence MVSKEFLMVSRVILICLGGIILMGYTVKIGDKSPSPSLGPAVTALVLINADTDQDIAIIEDNDVFNLKEIGTSNLNIRAEVEDGTESVIFDYQGNTNYRTENHPVYAIGGDNSNDYNPWIAELGQNTLSVTAYSGDNGSELAGPSLTINFEIIEEEVKEEEVDYPAVVRINSGGPEISFGSSIFIADNYFSGNGKPYIKNSLSEIANTTQDEIYKSERSTNASKQSFTYNIPVTNGEYEINLHFAEIYWGATGGGPGGSGKRIFDVTLEGNSILSNFDINAEVPAMTALIKTFSTSVTDQSIDITFSASLDQPKLSAIEIFGEGSLLSEPDEVIIESLSFINCPTETLYVGDVIDLNLEFFPSNTSNKTVAFTASDAVRIDYLSGVLTALSPGEIAVTATSLSNGDISAQCIITVLDTAVQKGPSVNALILVNADTDQDIAIIEDNDVFNLKEIGTSNLNIRAEVDEWTESVIFDYQGSTNYRTENYPVYAIGGDNSNDYNPWIPELGQNTLSVTAYSGDNGSELAGPSLTINFEIIEEEVKEEEVDYPAVVRINSGGPEVSFGSSIFIADNYFSGNGKPYIKNSLSEIANTTQDEIYKSERSTNASKQSFTYNIPVTNGEYEINLHFAEIYWGATGGGPGGSGKRIFDVTLEGNSILSNFDINAEVPAMTALIKTFSTSVTDQSIDITFSASLDQPKLSAIEIFGEGSLLSEPDEVIIESLNFINCPTETLYVGDVIDLDLEFFPSNTSNKTVAFTASDAVGIDHSSGVLTALSPGEIVVTATSLSNGDITDQCIITVLDTATQISPSVNALILVNADTDEDIGEIKEGDIFYLDNIGTANLNIRADVSQNTKSVIFGYQANPTYKLVNSPLYTIGGISGDDYEAWIPDLGNNTIVATAYAGDNGSNMSGEALSINFTILQEDDPIDENEFTSVVRINSGGPTVIYGDSLYMADEFFEGKGSESAEDFLKDKIHGTVQDDLYISERRVTSNLASFSYNIPVTNGNYLINLHFAEIYFGATNGGQGGTGKRIFDVIIEGEKVLDSYDINSVVSPMTAVIETFSTKVTDRSLDITFNSTRNQAKVSAIEVFGDGELTFDPTACSWNNLSPSSLSKTESQSVKINDKLYVLGGFVENLDVTSVTEIYDPSSNTWSYGAPMPIPVTHMGAVAVGEEIWILGGFAGDHPGKSTDLVQIYNTSTDIWSTGPPLPLPRASGGAAYSEGRIHYFGGLLPDRITDVGDHFVFDLNDQAGGWKTLAPLPEPRNHLGAAAVNGILYAIGGQFGHDAGVDDQAFLHAYDPQTNSWTEKNDLRSDRSHFEPGTIVHNNKIIIVGGRRGSFIFNDITEYDPITDSWSELCQLPARLLAPSAKIIGDQLIVANGGDNGTCCLLDQTISMSVTPEANAEVLRTLSDADRISITPENSESDVSMVDGLENSITLFPNPINDLLTVKSSSQKPINLTLIAPTGTVLIEKKEVLESTFDTSEIKPGLYILIVNNGEAYKRFRIIKK from the coding sequence ATGGTAAGCAAAGAATTTTTGATGGTTAGCAGGGTTATATTGATTTGTTTAGGAGGAATAATTTTAATGGGTTATACTGTCAAAATTGGTGATAAAAGCCCCTCTCCTTCCCTAGGTCCTGCTGTCACCGCCTTGGTTTTAATCAATGCCGATACGGACCAGGATATAGCTATCATAGAGGATAATGATGTATTCAATTTAAAAGAGATAGGAACTTCAAACCTCAACATTCGAGCTGAGGTAGAAGATGGGACAGAAAGTGTAATTTTTGACTACCAAGGAAATACAAATTATAGAACAGAGAATCATCCTGTTTATGCGATCGGAGGAGACAATAGTAACGACTATAATCCATGGATTGCTGAACTAGGGCAAAACACCCTTAGTGTCACAGCCTATTCAGGAGACAATGGTTCGGAGCTCGCAGGGCCATCTCTGACCATAAATTTTGAAATTATAGAAGAAGAAGTAAAAGAAGAGGAAGTAGACTACCCAGCTGTAGTTCGAATCAATAGCGGTGGTCCTGAAATATCTTTTGGCAGTTCAATTTTTATAGCCGACAATTATTTTTCAGGAAATGGAAAACCTTATATTAAAAATAGTCTCTCAGAAATAGCCAATACTACTCAAGATGAAATTTACAAATCAGAACGTAGTACAAACGCAAGTAAACAATCATTCACTTATAATATTCCTGTAACTAATGGTGAATATGAAATTAACTTACACTTTGCTGAAATCTATTGGGGAGCAACAGGTGGAGGTCCCGGGGGATCAGGAAAAAGAATATTTGACGTAACACTTGAAGGCAATAGCATCCTTTCTAATTTTGATATCAATGCAGAAGTACCAGCTATGACTGCTCTGATAAAGACCTTTTCTACTTCTGTAACCGACCAATCAATAGACATAACATTTAGTGCATCCCTGGATCAACCAAAACTTTCTGCAATTGAAATTTTTGGAGAGGGAAGCCTCTTATCAGAACCTGATGAAGTCATCATCGAAAGCCTAAGTTTTATCAATTGCCCTACTGAAACTTTATATGTAGGTGATGTCATTGATTTGAATCTGGAATTCTTCCCTTCCAATACAAGCAATAAAACAGTAGCTTTTACTGCTAGTGATGCAGTTAGGATTGATTATTTAAGTGGAGTGTTAACTGCATTATCTCCTGGAGAAATCGCTGTTACTGCGACCAGTTTAAGCAATGGGGATATTTCAGCTCAATGCATTATCACTGTGTTGGATACTGCAGTCCAAAAAGGACCTTCTGTAAATGCACTTATTTTAGTCAATGCTGATACGGATCAGGATATAGCCATCATAGAAGATAATGATGTATTCAATTTAAAAGAGATAGGAACTTCAAACCTCAACATTAGAGCTGAGGTAGATGAATGGACAGAAAGTGTGATTTTTGATTATCAGGGTAGTACAAATTATAGAACAGAGAACTATCCTGTATACGCCATCGGAGGAGACAATAGTAACGACTATAATCCATGGATTCCTGAACTAGGGCAAAACACCCTTAGTGTCACAGCCTATTCAGGAGACAATGGTTCGGAGCTCGCAGGGCCATCTCTGACCATAAATTTTGAAATTATAGAAGAAGAAGTAAAAGAAGAGGAGGTAGACTACCCAGCTGTAGTTCGAATCAATAGCGGTGGTCCTGAAGTATCTTTTGGCAGTTCAATTTTTATAGCCGACAATTATTTTTCAGGAAATGGAAAACCTTATATTAAAAATAGTCTCTCAGAAATAGCCAATACTACTCAAGATGAAATTTACAAATCAGAACGTAGTACAAACGCAAGTAAACAATCATTCACTTATAATATTCCTGTAACTAATGGTGAATATGAAATTAACTTACACTTTGCTGAAATCTATTGGGGAGCAACAGGTGGAGGTCCCGGGGGATCAGGAAAAAGAATATTTGACGTAACACTTGAAGGCAATAGCATCCTTTCTAATTTTGATATCAATGCGGAAGTACCAGCTATGACTGCTTTGATAAAGACCTTTTCTACTTCTGTAACTGACCAATCAATAGACATAACATTTAGTGCATCCCTGGATCAACCAAAACTTTCTGCAATTGAAATTTTTGGAGAGGGAAGCCTCTTATCAGAACCTGATGAAGTCATCATCGAAAGCCTAAATTTTATCAATTGCCCTACTGAAACTTTATATGTGGGTGATGTCATTGATTTGGATCTGGAATTCTTCCCTTCCAATACAAGCAATAAAACAGTGGCTTTCACCGCTAGTGATGCAGTTGGTATTGATCACTCAAGTGGAGTGTTGACTGCATTATCCCCTGGGGAAATCGTTGTTACTGCGACCAGTTTAAGCAATGGGGATATTACAGACCAATGCATTATCACAGTATTGGATACAGCAACCCAAATAAGCCCTTCTGTAAATGCACTTATTTTAGTGAATGCTGATACTGATGAAGACATTGGCGAAATTAAGGAGGGAGATATTTTTTACTTAGATAATATAGGGACAGCCAATCTAAATATCAGGGCAGATGTGAGTCAAAATACTAAAAGCGTAATTTTTGGTTATCAAGCAAACCCAACTTATAAACTTGTCAACTCACCTCTGTATACAATAGGAGGGATTAGTGGGGACGATTATGAAGCATGGATACCTGATTTAGGAAACAATACTATAGTCGCAACAGCCTATGCTGGAGACAATGGAAGCAATATGTCTGGAGAAGCTTTAAGTATAAATTTTACTATTTTACAAGAAGACGATCCGATAGATGAAAATGAATTTACCTCTGTTGTAAGAATTAATAGTGGTGGTCCAACGGTAATCTATGGAGATTCCCTATACATGGCGGATGAATTTTTTGAAGGAAAAGGAAGCGAATCTGCAGAGGATTTCCTAAAGGATAAAATTCATGGTACTGTTCAGGATGACTTGTATATCTCAGAGCGCAGGGTCACTTCAAACCTGGCATCATTTTCTTACAATATTCCCGTTACAAATGGAAATTACCTTATCAATTTACATTTCGCTGAAATTTATTTTGGAGCCACAAATGGTGGACAAGGAGGTACCGGTAAAAGAATATTTGATGTAATCATAGAGGGAGAAAAAGTTTTAGATAGTTACGACATTAATTCAGTGGTAAGCCCTATGACTGCTGTGATAGAAACTTTTAGTACAAAGGTTACAGACCGATCTCTCGACATCACTTTTAATTCCACCCGAAATCAGGCCAAAGTTTCAGCTATAGAAGTTTTCGGTGATGGTGAATTGACATTTGATCCTACAGCATGTTCATGGAATAATTTAAGCCCATCTAGTTTAAGCAAAACTGAGTCACAAAGTGTTAAAATAAATGACAAATTATACGTCCTTGGAGGTTTTGTGGAGAATCTTGATGTTACCTCCGTGACTGAGATATATGATCCATCGAGCAATACTTGGTCCTACGGAGCACCAATGCCGATTCCTGTTACCCATATGGGGGCAGTAGCAGTAGGTGAAGAAATATGGATATTGGGAGGTTTTGCGGGAGATCATCCCGGCAAGTCAACCGATCTTGTTCAAATTTACAACACCTCTACAGACATTTGGTCTACAGGTCCTCCACTTCCGCTTCCCAGAGCCTCAGGCGGGGCTGCTTATAGTGAGGGCAGGATACATTATTTTGGAGGATTACTTCCAGATAGAATAACCGATGTTGGGGATCATTTTGTCTTTGATTTAAATGATCAAGCAGGAGGTTGGAAAACTTTGGCCCCTCTCCCTGAACCTAGAAACCACCTGGGAGCTGCTGCGGTAAATGGGATCCTTTATGCGATTGGAGGTCAGTTTGGCCATGATGCCGGAGTAGATGACCAAGCATTTTTGCATGCTTATGATCCACAAACTAACAGCTGGACCGAAAAAAATGATTTAAGATCTGATCGTTCCCACTTCGAACCGGGAACTATCGTCCACAACAATAAAATAATAATTGTAGGTGGCCGAAGAGGTAGTTTCATATTCAACGATATTACGGAGTACGATCCAATTACTGATTCATGGTCTGAGCTTTGTCAGCTACCTGCCAGGTTGCTCGCTCCTTCAGCGAAAATTATAGGAGATCAACTTATAGTAGCCAATGGGGGAGACAATGGCACATGTTGCTTACTTGACCAAACGATCTCGATGTCGGTCACACCTGAAGCAAATGCTGAAGTTTTAAGAACCCTATCAGATGCAGACAGGATATCTATCACACCTGAAAATTCAGAAAGCGATGTATCTATGGTTGATGGATTGGAAAACTCCATAACCCTATTTCCTAATCCTATAAATGACCTATTGACGGTAAAAAGCTCTTCTCAAAAACCAATAAATTTAACCCTTATCGCTCCTACAGGAACCGTTTTGATCGAGAAAAAAGAAGTACTGGAATCAACATTTGACACCAGTGAAATTAAACCTGGCCTGTATATTTTGATTGTGAACAATGGCGAAGCTTATAAACGCTTTAGGATAATCAAAAAATAA
- a CDS encoding response regulator transcription factor, producing MRILIIEDEPGISGFLKQGLEEEAYAVDIADNGKIGLEMALEGYYDILLVDWMVPGLSGIEVTRQFRKEFPVTPILFITAKDTSDEAIFALQTGANDYIRKPFNFEELLARIRVQLRPQSIDQLCFTLGPISLYTENHRVESNGKEVVLTQKEFALLEYLLRHKNKVCRRSRIIESVWDIHFDYDTGVIDVFINSLRKKLGLSKDNNYIQTIRGVGYMAKEE from the coding sequence ATGAGGATTTTAATAATAGAGGATGAACCTGGAATTTCAGGCTTTTTAAAGCAAGGACTGGAAGAGGAGGCTTATGCTGTGGATATCGCCGACAATGGGAAAATCGGACTGGAAATGGCATTGGAGGGGTATTATGACATTCTTTTGGTGGATTGGATGGTACCAGGATTGAGTGGTATTGAAGTTACCCGGCAATTCAGGAAAGAATTTCCAGTAACCCCTATTTTGTTCATCACAGCCAAAGACACCTCAGATGAAGCCATATTCGCCTTACAAACCGGAGCTAATGATTATATCCGAAAACCATTTAATTTTGAAGAATTACTGGCCCGAATCAGGGTGCAATTGAGACCGCAATCTATTGATCAACTGTGCTTTACTTTAGGCCCTATTAGCTTATACACTGAAAATCACCGGGTAGAATCCAATGGAAAAGAAGTGGTTTTGACCCAAAAGGAATTTGCACTTTTAGAATACCTTCTTCGACATAAAAATAAAGTTTGCAGAAGAAGCAGAATCATAGAAAGTGTATGGGACATCCACTTTGATTATGACACCGGCGTGATCGATGTATTTATTAATTCATTGAGAAAAAAGCTCGGCTTAAGTAAAGACAACAATTACATCCAAACCATAAGAGGCGTAGGATACATGGCCAAGGAAGAATGA
- a CDS encoding alanine/glycine:cation symporter family protein, protein MGELIIAFSNWIWGTPLLLLLMGGGFFMLVYSGFIPFRGLRHAMKVVGGKYDDPNAKGDITSLQALSSAIAATVGLGNISGVALAIGTGGPGAIFWMWISAFVGMATKFFTCTLAIMYRGKDSSGHVQGGPMYVIEEGMGKKWRFLSIIFCVAGIMGLLAIFQANQLTEVLRVVMLRPMGLDHGQSTRWIIGITMMLLVAIVILGGIQRIAKVASRLVPFMVTMYFLGVFVILYKNMGEIPEMLWYIIEDAFTGKAVLGGAVGQVIITGARRAAFSNEAGIGTAPMVHGASKTSEPVREGLIAMLGPFIDTIVVCTLTALVIMVTGVWKTGEQDGVLLTLSAFEKGLPGIGKYILVVAVLVFALSTMFTYSYYGHKCFNYLFGADKANYYNYFYLITIVVGAVTSLSVVMSFVDGMYAIMAFPTMISAIYLSPKVIAATKDYFRRMKTQDNQ, encoded by the coding sequence TTGGGAGAGTTAATTATCGCATTTAGTAATTGGATCTGGGGTACACCCTTATTGCTTCTTTTGATGGGCGGAGGGTTTTTCATGTTGGTTTATTCTGGTTTTATTCCTTTTAGAGGATTAAGGCATGCGATGAAAGTCGTGGGAGGGAAATACGATGATCCAAATGCAAAGGGGGACATTACCTCCTTACAGGCTTTATCTTCAGCGATTGCGGCTACTGTTGGTCTGGGAAATATAAGTGGAGTAGCATTGGCCATAGGTACAGGTGGACCTGGCGCTATTTTTTGGATGTGGATATCTGCATTTGTGGGCATGGCTACAAAATTCTTCACTTGTACTTTAGCAATCATGTATAGGGGTAAAGATTCCTCTGGACATGTTCAGGGGGGACCAATGTATGTAATTGAAGAAGGTATGGGTAAAAAATGGCGCTTTCTTTCCATTATTTTTTGTGTTGCAGGTATTATGGGTTTATTGGCCATCTTCCAAGCCAACCAGTTGACAGAAGTGTTACGTGTGGTAATGTTGCGGCCTATGGGGTTAGATCATGGGCAGTCTACCCGTTGGATTATTGGCATTACCATGATGCTATTGGTAGCGATAGTTATACTTGGAGGGATTCAAAGAATAGCAAAAGTAGCTTCAAGGCTTGTTCCTTTTATGGTGACCATGTATTTCTTGGGTGTATTTGTTATATTGTATAAGAATATGGGTGAAATCCCAGAAATGTTGTGGTATATTATTGAAGATGCCTTCACAGGCAAAGCCGTTTTAGGAGGGGCTGTAGGACAAGTGATTATTACAGGTGCCCGTAGAGCGGCGTTTTCAAATGAGGCTGGTATCGGGACAGCACCCATGGTTCATGGTGCATCAAAAACCAGTGAGCCAGTAAGAGAAGGGTTGATCGCTATGCTGGGGCCGTTTATAGATACCATTGTGGTTTGTACCCTTACTGCTTTGGTGATCATGGTCACAGGTGTTTGGAAAACAGGGGAGCAAGATGGTGTTTTACTTACTTTGTCTGCTTTTGAAAAAGGATTACCAGGAATAGGTAAGTATATTTTGGTGGTAGCAGTGCTCGTGTTTGCGCTATCTACCATGTTCACCTATTCTTATTATGGTCACAAATGTTTTAATTATTTATTTGGGGCAGATAAAGCGAATTATTATAATTATTTCTATTTGATCACTATCGTTGTAGGGGCCGTTACTTCCCTTAGTGTGGTGATGAGTTTTGTGGATGGCATGTATGCCATCATGGCATTCCCGACAATGATCTCTGCTATTTATCTTTCACCAAAGGTCATAGCAGCGACAAAAGACTATTTTAGAAGAATGAAAACCCAGGACAATCAATGA